A stretch of Candidatus Bathyarchaeota archaeon DNA encodes these proteins:
- a CDS encoding DUF4981 domain-containing protein: MIPEWENPRVVEINREPAHVPSIPYKEENTALSYERERSPWFLLLNGEWKFKLVPNPFSVPQDFYKPSIDETGWDTVPVPINWQMLGYDKPIYTNVVYPFPANPPWVPHDNNPTGLYRKTFEVPEDWLSRQVFIVFEGVDSAFYLWVNGVMVGYSEDSRLPAEFNITPYIHSGVNTIAVEVIRWCDGSYLEDQDMWRLSGIHRDVYVYSTPNVHIRDFFVRTEFDNEYRDAKFRVLAKIRNYSDKEVQNYIIEAKLLDSNGKPVFESPLEGKILRIKARSEVVYEFEQKVVNPRKWSAEDPYLYNLLLTLKDDSGAVQEVESCKVGFRQVEIRDGRILINGAPVLFKGVNRHEHDDERGKAVTLESMIADIKLMKKFNFNAVRTSHYPNDPRWYDLCDKYGIYVIDEANIECHGIAWFRPPAKKDGIPIDPAHDPEWLHAFMERCVRMVERDKNHPCVIIWSLGNESGYGQNHDAAAGWIRGYDPTRPVLYESTARVPGKVSSVVDIIAIMYPSIERLTMLAEDPQEDRPIIMVEYAHSMGNSTGNLKEYWETIRKYKRLRGGFIWDWVDQGLKKRTEDGVEWWAYGGDFGDTPNDGNFCINGLVWPDRKPHPGMWECKKIFQPVEAEPIDLLNGKVKIINRYDFTSLDIIDISWELQVDGEIVQKGELPKVSTPPGGSEVLIVPYSRPVLKPGSECWLTLRYKLSSDTMWAEKGYEIGWSQFQLPIKAPECDVLKPEEIPSISLEESEEFVTIRGEAFNLRFSRKNGTFTSLIYRGRELIKSGPKLNVWRAPIDNDVPRMLPLWLKFGLDRLEHKVKDVEVRKVSGGTVVIRVDFSACASGIADGLEYTLVYRVYGTGDIIIDADILPSPNLPSLPRVGLQLTLPGEYNNFTWYGRGPHENYCDRKVGAPVGLYSGTVDDQYVPYIKPQDNGNKTDVRWASLIDPMGYGLVSIGMPLFEVSVHHFTTEDLGKAKHTHELIRRDDITLNLDYRQAGLGGGSCGPDTLPQYQIKPERMKFSIRIRPVSPDDLPPMELMRQRLPA, translated from the coding sequence ATGATTCCAGAATGGGAGAATCCAAGGGTTGTCGAGATAAATAGGGAGCCAGCTCATGTTCCATCAATTCCATATAAAGAAGAGAATACAGCTCTATCCTATGAGAGAGAAAGGTCGCCGTGGTTTCTACTCTTAAATGGAGAATGGAAATTCAAGCTCGTACCTAACCCTTTCAGTGTTCCACAGGACTTTTATAAGCCTTCAATCGATGAAACAGGCTGGGATACTGTTCCAGTCCCCATAAATTGGCAGATGCTTGGATACGATAAGCCCATATACACAAATGTGGTATACCCATTCCCAGCTAATCCTCCTTGGGTTCCACATGACAATAACCCGACGGGTTTGTATAGGAAGACTTTCGAGGTGCCGGAAGACTGGCTTAGCCGTCAGGTCTTCATAGTTTTTGAAGGGGTTGACTCAGCATTCTACTTGTGGGTTAATGGAGTGATGGTTGGATACAGCGAGGACAGCAGACTACCTGCCGAATTCAATATTACTCCCTACATTCACTCCGGTGTGAACACCATCGCCGTAGAGGTGATCCGCTGGTGTGATGGGAGCTACTTAGAAGATCAAGACATGTGGCGATTAAGCGGTATACATAGAGACGTATATGTCTACTCGACTCCAAATGTTCACATAAGGGACTTTTTCGTAAGAACCGAGTTTGATAATGAATACAGAGATGCAAAGTTTCGGGTGTTGGCGAAGATTAGGAACTACTCGGACAAGGAAGTTCAAAACTATATCATTGAAGCGAAACTTTTGGATTCCAATGGGAAACCAGTCTTTGAAAGTCCATTAGAAGGGAAGATCTTGAGGATAAAGGCAAGGAGCGAAGTTGTGTATGAATTCGAGCAGAAAGTTGTTAATCCGAGAAAGTGGTCGGCCGAAGACCCATACCTCTACAATCTTCTTTTGACGTTAAAAGATGATAGCGGTGCGGTACAGGAGGTTGAGAGCTGCAAGGTAGGGTTCAGACAAGTCGAGATCAGAGACGGTCGGATCTTAATTAATGGCGCTCCAGTTTTATTTAAGGGTGTTAACCGTCATGAGCACGACGATGAGAGGGGGAAAGCTGTAACGTTGGAATCTATGATAGCGGATATAAAACTTATGAAAAAGTTTAACTTCAACGCGGTTAGAACTTCCCACTACCCAAATGATCCGAGATGGTATGATCTCTGCGACAAGTATGGCATATACGTGATTGATGAGGCGAACATCGAATGTCACGGGATAGCATGGTTCAGACCGCCGGCCAAGAAGGACGGCATCCCAATTGATCCGGCACATGATCCGGAGTGGCTCCACGCGTTCATGGAACGATGCGTAAGAATGGTTGAGAGAGATAAGAACCATCCATGTGTGATAATATGGTCATTGGGAAATGAGTCTGGGTATGGACAGAACCATGATGCTGCGGCAGGCTGGATCCGTGGCTACGATCCTACTAGGCCTGTCCTCTATGAGAGTACCGCACGTGTGCCAGGGAAGGTTTCATCAGTTGTCGATATCATAGCCATTATGTACCCATCCATTGAGAGGCTTACGATGCTCGCTGAAGACCCTCAGGAGGATCGGCCAATAATAATGGTTGAGTACGCGCATTCTATGGGCAATAGTACTGGAAATCTTAAGGAGTATTGGGAGACCATAAGAAAGTATAAGCGTCTCAGGGGAGGCTTCATATGGGACTGGGTTGATCAGGGCCTGAAGAAGAGAACGGAGGATGGTGTAGAATGGTGGGCTTATGGCGGCGACTTCGGCGACACGCCAAACGACGGTAACTTCTGCATAAACGGTCTAGTATGGCCTGATAGAAAGCCTCATCCAGGGATGTGGGAGTGTAAGAAGATATTCCAACCAGTCGAAGCTGAGCCGATTGATCTACTAAATGGGAAGGTCAAGATAATTAATAGATACGACTTCACAAGCCTTGATATAATAGACATATCTTGGGAACTCCAAGTGGACGGTGAAATCGTCCAGAAGGGCGAATTACCAAAGGTCTCAACCCCGCCTGGAGGGAGTGAAGTTCTTATTGTCCCATACTCTAGGCCGGTATTGAAGCCTGGATCAGAGTGCTGGCTTACATTGCGATATAAACTCTCAAGCGACACAATGTGGGCTGAGAAAGGTTACGAGATCGGCTGGTCACAGTTCCAGTTGCCAATAAAGGCGCCTGAATGCGATGTTTTGAAGCCTGAGGAGATACCGTCTATTAGCTTAGAAGAATCTGAAGAATTTGTGACAATAAGAGGTGAAGCCTTCAACCTAAGATTTAGCAGGAAGAATGGAACGTTTACGTCGCTCATATACCGCGGCCGCGAACTGATCAAATCCGGTCCAAAATTGAATGTCTGGAGGGCCCCCATCGACAATGATGTTCCCAGAATGCTTCCTTTGTGGCTGAAGTTTGGTCTTGACAGACTGGAGCACAAGGTAAAGGATGTAGAGGTCAGAAAAGTTTCTGGGGGTACTGTTGTGATCCGTGTAGACTTCAGCGCGTGTGCATCGGGCATTGCGGACGGTCTAGAGTATACATTGGTATATAGAGTTTATGGGACAGGCGACATAATTATAGATGCGGATATCCTACCTAGTCCCAATCTTCCTTCATTGCCAAGGGTTGGACTGCAGCTGACGTTGCCTGGCGAATATAACAACTTCACTTGGTATGGTAGGGGGCCCCATGAGAACTATTGTGACAGAAAGGTGGGGGCCCCTGTGGGTTTATACAGCGGAACTGTTGACGATCAGTACGTGCCTTATATAAAGCCTCAGGATAATGGGAATAAGACCGATGTTCGATGGGCTTCATTAATCGATCCCATGGGATATGGACTTGTGTCCATCGGAATGCCGCTATTCGAAGTTAGTGTCCATCATTTCACAACAGAAGACCTAGGCAAAGCGAAACATACGCATGAGCTCATCAGGCGTGATGACATAACCCTAAATCTTGATTACAGGCAAGCGGGTTTGGGCGGAGGAAGCTGCGGGCCTGACACACTGCCACAATACCAGATAAAACCTGAGCGGATGAAATTCAGTATAAGGATAAGGCCAGTATCGCCGGATGATCTGCCTCCGATGGAATTAATGAGGCAGAGGCTTCCAGCATAA